A single window of Taeniopygia guttata chromosome 1, bTaeGut7.mat, whole genome shotgun sequence DNA harbors:
- the SLC25A6 gene encoding ADP/ATP translocase 3 (The RefSeq protein has 1 substitution compared to this genomic sequence) — protein MADQAISFLKDFLAGGVAAAISKTAVAPIERVKLLLQVQHASKQIAADKQYKGIIDCVVRIPKEQGVLSFWRGNLANVIRYFPTQALNFAFKDKYKQVFLGGVDKHTQFWRYFAGNLASGGAAGATSLCFVYPLDFARTRLAADVGKAGADREFSGLGDCLVKITKSDGVRGLYQGFNVSVQGIIIYRAAYFGIYDTAKGMLPDPQNTHIVISWMIAQTVTAVAGVVSYPFDTVRRRMMMQSGRKGADIMYSGTIDCWRKIARDEGGKAFFKGAWSNVLRGMGGAFVLVLYDEFKKVI, from the exons ATGGCGGACCAGGCCATCTCCTTCCTCAAGGACTTTCTGGCGGGCGGCGTCGCCGCCGCCATCAGCAAGACGGCGGTGGCACCCATCGAACGGGTCAAGCTCTTGCTCCAG gTGCAACATGCGAGCAAACAGATTGCTGCTGATAAGCAGTACAAGGGCATCATCGATTGTGTAGTGCGTATTCCAAAGGAACAAGGAGTGCTGTCTTTCTGGCGAGGAAACTTGGCAAATGTCATCAGATACTTCCCAACTCAAGCTCTTAATTTTGCCTTCAAGGATAAGTATAAGCAGGTGTTTTTGGGAGGTGTAGACAAGCACACTCAGTTCTGGAGGTATTTTGCTGGTAACCTGGCATCTGGTGGTGCAGCTGGAGCCACTTCCCTCTGCTTTGTCTACCCCTTGGATTTTGCAAGAACCCGTTTGGCTGCTGATGTTGGAAAAGCTGGTGCAGACAGAGAATTCTCTGGTCTCGGGGACTGTCTAGTCAAAATCACCAAGTCTGATGGTGTGCGTGGCTTGTACCAAGGGTTCAATGTCTCTGTCCAAGGCATCATCATCTATAGAGCTGCCTACTTTGGGATCTATGATACCGCAAAAG GCATGCTCCCAGATCCCAGAAACACCCACATTGTTATCAGCTGGATGATCGCCCAGACAGTGACGGCTGTGGCTGGCGTGGTCTCCTATCCTTTCGATACAGTGCGGCGTAGAATGATGATGCAGTCAGGACGCAAAGGAG ctgatATCATGTACTCTGGAACAATTGACTGCTGGCGGAAGATTGCAAGGGATGAAGGAGGAAAGGCCTTCTTCAAGGGTGCATGGTCTaatgttctcagaggcatgGGGGGTGCTTTCGTGCTTGTGCTGTACGATGAATTCAAGAAAGTAATTTAA